ACCATAATACATAACAACTGCAGACCCTTACCAAATGAACCGACTACGTAAACACACCAAATTATGCAATGCACTTAAGCTTTCTCAACCCACACATAGAAGGTGACCTCAAGAGGATTAACAAGTGTGAAATGAAGACGATCCCCGACCACTAGCCCATTGTCATGCCTGAACTGCTTCCACCCATTCTTGACCCAAATTTTGGAGTCCTTGTGCATGAGTGACAATATCCACGTATTCTCGGTCGTGAGAAAGTACACGGGCGCTTGCAGTGCCCCCATTAGGATATGTCGTCGCCAAAAACCGAACGGTATCTCGAACGTGCGTGTGAAGTGGAAAGTCGTGATCGCGACATCAAACGTAGGCCGACCATCCAAGTCCAGAGCATCGTTATCGTCCTCATAGCTCGAATCATCAGTAGAATCCATGTCACAATCAGATGGCTCGTAACCGTCAGTGGTGTCGACGTCGTCGACGAGATATTCCTCATCCGGAACGTCCCCAATATCTAGACACGTTTGACGTTTTTTAAATGAAGTGAAAAATGTAATTCATCGGGTTTAGGAATCACCTTCACTGTCGGTTAACGGAGGAACGCCGGTGCGCACGTCGTATCTCTTGACGTGGAAAATGCCAACATCGGCTAGGGTGGATGTGAGAAAGTCACCGTGCTTCAATAGATTATCGTGAACAAACTCCGGCCAACCGTCACGGAAGCGCGATCCAGACCCTAGCCTAAAGAGTTGTAATGTCCACCCAATACCGTTTGGCCTTACTAATCTACACTCCAGTGGAAGTCTTGGGCTATACAACGCGTCAAAATCAGCCGGTATCCGCTAAGCGATAAATAAATTGCGACGTTAAATTAACGACATaaacaacaaacaacaaaacgTAACAATAACCTACCAATTCCACCATGTTGTTCAAGCGGGAGAAAACCTTAAGAAAGGACGTACGACGTAGGTATGGGAGGCCCCCGTTTGGCATCGGTTGCATTCCGGCTCGGGCCATTGTAAAGTGTAGACTTGAATGACTTACAACACATATGTGCATGTAATGTTATATAGTGACAAAACTGAATCACCTCGAGTATGACGAAAGGCTATTTGGCGTGGTCAACGAAGCCAAGATTAATTGCAAGCAACCATTTCTCTTCTTTTCATGTTGTTTGGTCAATCATACTTGTCAATCGAACTATTTACCCTTATTTATTTACCCACTTGTGAAATGTTGTAGCCACCACACCTTCATCCCACACTTGTCTCCCAACAACACGACCTAAGGATAATGGATCCGATCATGCCGCGCTCGCAATACGTCTATCTGTACTCCGATGGGTGGGAACCGGAAGACGACCACCGACTACTGCAGTTCATGATCCAAGAGAAGAATAGAGCGGCACGTTTGGGCCCGCGGGAAACATTCGGTGCGCCGTTCATCACGCACGCACATGATCTGCTGGCCGATGACTTCTCGTTGCTGCAAGACCcggatgaaattgaagagcgcaTCGCGTTCTTTCGAAAAAGGTACGACACATTTAGATTTGTGAAAACTTCAAGGGGGCAGTTTGGCTCTCGGGCGAGGAGTACGTCAAGGCGAAGGATGTCGTTTGGACTCAAATGATGCAGGTAAGTACCGTAATTTTGTTTATACATAGGTGTTCGACTATACAATGTTTAACCGAGTATGGCCACGATCCGCAGGTAAACGAGTTCACCATTGCCTACTAACTCCAAGACGAGCAAGAATACTACAATTTAGAGCGTGTGTTTGCACCTCCCGATGCGCCTGCCGAGGACGACATGGGCGAGGTGGTAGGTCCATCAAGCCCACAAGAATGAAGCCATGTGATGCATGTTGACGCCCAacactaaattagggtttactTGATGTTTTGTGAACGACTTGTGTTATGTTTTGATGTGCTTGTGTTTAAGAGATTATGCTTTAGTATTGTGTTTGCAGTGGTTGTGCTTAAGTTACTTTGGGTTTTGTTAAAACAATGGGTGTAGCATGGTTTTTTGAATGAATTATGGTGTTTTAGTGTTGGTTTAATTTGTGAAGCTTACGTTCCATTACGTGCAATATGGTCATCCATATTATTACTACAAAGCTGGAACACAACACCATCCGAAAAAGTAATGCGAATTAGATCAAGCGCACCACAACGAACGATGTACTCGAAAATGGCAACAACTCCGGGCACAGCTCGAAGTTGATACAACAAACAAATTTGCATTAATACACACCTAAATGAGTAGTCATTAATCACAAGTACTTTTGCTTCCCAATGCAAATTGTATGCAAGTGTATGCATCCAATGTTGGATGACCTTGGGGGTAGTGTACAAATAGTCGAGACATATAAGATGTCATGTAAGCATTGTGAGTTAAGTAGAATTGAAAAACCGTGTTCGGCTAGATACCCAATGCTGATTTAGACAATCTTCCTCAAAACCCTATTATTGGAAAGATTGATGTGTAGTGTAGTAATTGTGGTGTTCGAATCCTTTATTCAATGAAGATTTGCATATCTAAAAAAGGTGGGGAGAGGAGGGAAAAAAGGCGTGTGTTGACTATAGAGTGCTAGAGTACACCATGTGATGATGGTTTTGGGTGATTAGAGGTCATTCTTAAAGTAAATGCTAATCTCTTTCGGTATGCATATATACATTTACATTCGTTGAGTCAATATTCATTCATATACCATCCAAAGCATGCTTCCATACACCCCAATCACCCCATTCATAACTGTCCTCAACATTCCATTGCAATCTCACTACCTATACAACGGGTTCTGTACGTCCAACGTTGATGTCGTACTTATCAAAAGATTTCCAACATACTTCATGTCATGTGCATCCCGAGAGATCCACGATCGGTGTGGTCTGGCGATCACCGAAGCAGCAATATCCATTCGCGTGCGACTTCTAGCACTGCGACGTCAAACGTTCGACGATATCATGCATGCCGCGGACACCGTGTGGGTAATGCTCATGGAGGTGCAACACTATCAATCCTAAAAACCAATGTCGTATTTTATGGTATTCATTTGTGTTACGATTAGTTGTTGAACCTCTAACCAAAACTTTTTGTTGCATTGTAGAATAACCCAAAATAATGGGGATGTCAACAGCTTTTCGAGTTTTGGGTTTGAATGCGTAGTAAGGGCAGGGTGATGTGTTCATCAGTAGGTACATTTGGGTTTTGGTTGCTTGCTAGCTT
This sequence is a window from Salvia splendens isolate huo1 chromosome 14, SspV2, whole genome shotgun sequence. Protein-coding genes within it:
- the LOC121764366 gene encoding B3 domain-containing protein REM20-like; the protein is MARAGMQPMPNGGLPYLRRTSFLKVFSRLNNMVELRIPADFDALYSPRLPLECRLVRPNGIGWTLQLFRLGSGSRFRDGWPEFVHDNLLKHGDFLTSTLADVGIFHVKRYDVRTGVPPLTDSEDIGDVPDEEYLVDDVDTTDGYEPSDCDMDSTDDSSYEDDNDALDLDGRPTFDVAITTFHFTRTFEIPFGFWRRHILMGALQAPVYFLTTENTWILSLMHKDSKIWVKNGWKQFRHDNGLVVGDRLHFTLVNPLEVTFYVWVEKA